One Halobaculum roseum DNA segment encodes these proteins:
- a CDS encoding class I SAM-dependent methyltransferase: MTRQTVIDYILPRIQNKRVLDVGCVGRWPDDDLWFHDELVSNASECVGIDLDAEKIERISEHGYDVYVADAESFDLNQEFDVIVAGEVIEHMVAPGEFFDSCKSHLREGGELILSTPYPFALVQIARKLIPGMNVSVINDHTMWFCPDTIETLAERKGWTVDEIKFARASTNGVTQFLYDIGYESFEDDFMARLSPEKTPTQ; encoded by the coding sequence ATGACTCGACAGACAGTTATCGACTACATCCTTCCACGGATACAGAATAAACGTGTTCTCGACGTGGGCTGCGTCGGTCGCTGGCCAGACGACGATCTGTGGTTCCACGATGAATTGGTCTCGAATGCTTCTGAATGTGTGGGAATCGATCTGGACGCCGAAAAGATAGAGCGGATTTCCGAGCATGGATACGATGTGTACGTCGCCGATGCCGAGTCGTTCGATTTGAACCAGGAGTTTGACGTGATCGTCGCCGGCGAAGTCATCGAACACATGGTTGCTCCCGGCGAATTCTTTGATTCTTGCAAGAGTCACCTTCGCGAGGGAGGGGAACTAATACTGTCGACCCCCTACCCATTTGCACTTGTTCAGATTGCGCGCAAACTGATCCCCGGGATGAATGTCTCGGTTATCAACGACCACACGATGTGGTTCTGCCCAGACACGATAGAGACGTTGGCAGAGCGAAAGGGGTGGACTGTCGACGAAATAAAGTTCGCACGAGCGTCCACGAACGGGGTCACCCAGTTCCTCTACGACATAGGTTACGAGTCTTTCGAAGACGATTTTATGGCGAGACTGTCGCCAGAGAAAACTCCGACTCAATAG
- a CDS encoding glycosyltransferase family 4 protein — translation MRVTHICPTFDLEFAHWHEKVATRQAQAGHSVTVLTTTLLPNGSGAGHEKGRTEEQGIEIVRFPARTFGHQILPIANPVRFRVDTDVLHLHSYGQVFPEIVAILNPRTPSILKADVGAVYPDKNPLKYVERELVDAVTGFDDEELGFLDRMGFDRGIIHKIPHGVDFDEFDAAGESTDPIAGRLLMVAQVIPEKNIELSIEALAELIDTDRDHENLHLRVVGPIVDEEYHQELLSVSENRGVSDRVTFAGLVPHDKIKHEYAKARTLLVTSRSESGGPASMLEGAATGRPVVSVPLSLADELEEGVIRVPYESERIADELEELLTDSEIWRRWSNAATEVARRRSWNSVLNDLDGIYDSIGP, via the coding sequence ATGAGAGTGACCCATATTTGCCCTACGTTCGATCTGGAGTTCGCACATTGGCACGAGAAAGTCGCTACTCGACAGGCGCAAGCGGGCCACTCGGTTACGGTTTTGACGACGACGCTCCTACCGAACGGATCAGGAGCGGGACACGAGAAGGGGAGGACAGAGGAGCAAGGCATAGAAATTGTCCGGTTCCCGGCAAGGACGTTTGGACATCAGATTCTCCCTATTGCCAATCCTGTTCGGTTCCGGGTCGATACCGATGTTCTCCACCTGCACTCCTACGGTCAGGTGTTTCCCGAGATTGTCGCCATACTGAATCCGAGGACTCCGTCTATTCTCAAGGCTGACGTTGGAGCCGTGTATCCCGATAAGAACCCGCTGAAGTACGTAGAACGGGAACTTGTCGATGCGGTGACTGGGTTCGACGACGAGGAGTTGGGGTTTCTGGACCGGATGGGGTTCGACCGAGGCATAATACACAAGATCCCCCACGGCGTGGATTTCGACGAGTTCGACGCCGCCGGTGAGTCGACTGATCCGATCGCAGGTCGACTCCTGATGGTCGCGCAGGTTATCCCGGAGAAGAACATCGAACTATCCATCGAAGCGCTGGCCGAATTGATCGACACCGACCGTGATCACGAGAACCTCCACCTTCGAGTAGTGGGTCCGATCGTCGACGAGGAGTATCACCAAGAACTTCTCTCGGTGTCGGAGAATCGCGGAGTCTCCGACCGAGTCACGTTTGCCGGTCTCGTTCCCCACGATAAGATCAAACACGAGTACGCGAAAGCGAGAACTCTCCTCGTCACAAGCCGGAGCGAATCAGGCGGTCCGGCAAGCATGTTGGAAGGTGCCGCGACTGGTCGTCCAGTCGTGTCTGTTCCCCTCTCGTTGGCTGATGAGCTTGAGGAGGGAGTCATTCGGGTTCCGTACGAGAGCGAGCGGATCGCGGACGAGCTCGAGGAACTGTTGACCGACAGCGAAATCTGGAGGCGCTGGTCGAACGCCGCCACCGAAGTCGCGCGAAGACGCAGTTGGAACAGCGTGTTGAACGACCTCGACGGCATTTACGACAGCATCGGGCCGTAG